tgtttcacatttcacacagtGCATGGCCTTGCAAGAACCTCGAGTGCACCTGATCAGGGGCTGCATtatatcatttcaaatttaCTTTACTTATTATTATCTTACTAAAAGTAGAGCTGGGACCTTATACCTTATCCTCAAAGCCTCAGTTACCATAGTGATCCACAAGAAAAGTTGTTTCCCTAAAGTTTCATCAGTATACACATCAGTCATCAGTCAAGTTTAGCCAACGACATGTATTGCCAAGTTGCCATTTGGGTGATTTAGTTGAagtagatgtttttttaataaaagatatCCACAGCAAAAGACCGTTTAACATTGTTTTTCCAAATTCCAGTTTTTGAGAGCAGAGTCTGAGCCATATTTTTCCTCTACTACATTAATGATACCCAGAAATAGGATCTGAGAGGAGCTGCTGTGACTCATCTGTTCAGTGTCATTCTCCTCTCACAGCTGTTTGGATAGATATTCTTCCCATAGCACCACTATGTTTCTGCTGTATTAAAATCCTGCCTTTTCTTCATACATTAGACAGGCTCCATGATACAGAGgttttgtattgattttacCTGTGCTCTCCGGCATGTATGCCAGTGTGTAGCCTAAACTGATCACTGCCAGGGCTGAGAGATGTATTTGCTGCTTGGCAGCATTAAAGGTAACTCCTTCAGAAAGATTGCTCCACTAATATAATGCACCAATCACACAGACAATCAGACAACAGGCAAGTATAGACAGACGGGCAGGCAAGGGGCTGCAAGGCTCAGTATTCATACAAGTTTAATGAGCATCCAGACAGTGCAGAGTTTGCGGCTCCAGCACAGAGCTGACACTATGCACCGAAGCTAACAGACTGACTAGGTTAGACACATTAACTAACAGGTGGGAGGCTGAGTGTTTGACCCAGGTTACGAAAGCAGCCAAGTTTGAGTCCAcaattaattaacatttttggtattaaaaataaagtaagaacgtttatttatatatatatatatatatatatatatatatatatatatatagtatctTTCAAGACCAGACATTAcaagtgcttcacaataaatacaaaaatcaaaagtgaaagttaCCATGTGGAAAGTTCAGACAGCAGTCTGAAACATTAGTCTAGGcacatttctttctgtgtgaTGTTTACAGGCAAAAAGTCAAACAGCTCATAGCAAAAATTTCTTCCCCTGAAGGACACCAAGATTACTTTTAATCCATGAGACTGGAGCCTATTAGTAAGGCTATTAAAAAGGCTTCTTCAAAGTTATTTTAGTAAGGTTTGAGCGAGCGTTGAAAACAGTAATACATTGCCATGATAATCAATCACTGACTGTAACAGTTCTCTTTTCCATGATGGCATTCAGTGCTCCCAAGTAGCCAGCCTAGGCAGCAGGAGAGCAGCCCCTCCCTCCTACCACTGAAAATGATAGAgtaaagagaggaggaggctgttGGTGCCAGTCTATCCTCAGTGTTCAGCACTCTTTACACAggcttttctctttgtctgagACAGTCGGTGCACATGAATTTAACCTGACTGCTACAACTTAAACAGCAgagctgcttgtgtttgtattgtgcAAAATAATGTTCATTCTGAGGCAGCCTGTGCTCAAAATCTGTCATGTAGTGAGCACTTTTTCTAGAAATGACTCAATAGGCAGTTAGTTAATATGCAGACTAATGTCTGATGTCATCCAGTGACTTGAAGCTCACTTCTGAGGAACCCATAGCAGCTTTTATGAGCAGCACTTACATTATTTAAGTTCTGTAgcagttgtgtttacagcttacTAATATGGATGTTGCATAAATGGAGTTGctcatcctccctccctctgcttgTGTGGGTTCAGCACATACAGTAGGAGGTAAAAATCCAGTTACAGCTTGGTTCTGTTCATAGTCAGATCCTCATCTAGCCGCTGTCATCCATTAGCACATCCAAAAAGTGATAAGGCTGTGTCAGCAGTGAGGCAGCAGAAGTTCAGCAGGTCATACTCTATAAAGTGGCAGGACAGTTGCATCCCCAATTCCTTCTTACCGGATCTTGGCTACATTGCTGGATTTTGAGGGACAGAGCGGTAGTGAGTGGACGACTGAGTATGTCCACTGCAGTGTTTATATCATGTGTCCTCTTAGAAGGTCTTAATCTATACGGCACCTAAAACAGGGTTAGTAGGATAATCAGGCAGCTTGTAACCTCATGTTTTACCAGAGAAATCTTTTGTCTGCCACCTCTGACTAGCTCTGATAAGTGAAGccttttcttctccctgtgACTGTTCCTTGACCTTTCCCATCGACTCTCAAGTGAGTGAAGCTTAAGAAACCTCACAAATGCACCAGACCATCCCGCATCCTGCAGAATGGTGATTTTCCTGGCTTTCAATACACACAGCCTGTCAGCCATTTCTGCAAGATTTCTATTTTCCTAagtattcctgtttttttttcttctttttctgtctctaaaaACCACCAAATACAACCCCACATGCAGTCGGGTTCCCCCCTGTATATACAGTCTGTCAGTGACATGGATGTAGCAGCTACTTGACTACAGCTCTACGTCCACGGTTGCTATAGCGACACCATGGTAATGAGTCTGCATTTTAATGACGCCTCAGTGGGTTGTTTGAGGAGTTGAGATATCTCGGGACAATGAGTCGACTAGCAAATGACAGCCTTCAAGCCTTGGAGAGGACCATGTTAAGTATATGACACTTTAGCGTGCTGAGCTGACAGAAGCTCCCAATGTCGTAGTCTTCACATAATTACTGTTGCCCCACCCTGTGTAACATGCTTAAATATGATCATACTGTTGAACGGGGTCTTTGTTTGGTGGGGTTTAACATATTCTGTCAGTATTTACTCACAAGCATCACATATTTAAGTAGTGTGGTATACATGAGATCTTAAGACAACTTTCCCTGGTCCTTTGTGCTGACTTGGTTCTATGGAACCTCATTCTGTCCTGATAGAAGAGCACTACTGCTGCATCAACTCATTTGATTTTTACTCATGTGAATATGAGTATGAAGCTTCAGTGTGAAGCCTCCAGAATATCAATAGACTTTTTCAGTCAGATAAGCTTCTCACTCTCCTCTCATTACAATATTACCCTGGGAAAGTTCCTCTGCTCACTCTCCCTCAGCTTTTCTTAAGTGCTTTTTCTCAAAGGAGGTGTCATTTCCACACAACCCAAATAAAGTCGCTCTTAGCTTTTAAGATATGTATCTGAAGCGGCTTTGTCTCTGGTTTCTCACTTTATTCACACTCCGCAGCATAATCTAATTTATGATTAGTCAATATTTCTCAGGAGAACTTGTCGTACTGACAGCCGCAAACCTGTCAACTGCATATATTTGCATATCAGATAGATTGTCAAATCACTGTTATCAAATTGTGATAAGTTTTTACTCTACATAAATAGACATCAAAGTGGTCCTTTTGTAAAACTTGTctgattggggaaaaaaaaaatcatcacgTTCATATGTTTGTTGTCAGAGTGAAGCTGCAAAATACAGCTGCAACCTGAACTCTCCTAGTGTCAGCCAAGTAAAGCTGACAAATTGCTAATTGCTAGAACAGGTGGGTGTTGGAAGTGGGCAAGTCCATATGGTTTCAAAGTTGTTCATGTTGTTGCCCTGATTGTGCAACTGCTTGTCTTTAACGTAtttgaaaaattgaatttactTGTTTATGTTGAGAATATAAATGTTCTGCtatttatttcaacaaattAAGTACTGATCAGTGAAAAATTAGGCCTGATTTAACCTAAATATATAAACAGTAGTTTTTTCATCACCACATGAGATGGAAGAaacttttaaattgttaaaactTACATTAATATAGATACTCAAGGTGGCAGTCCAGAAAATTTTCCAGTGGTGGTGGTTTTGCAGAAAttacagatgtaaataaaatcacacaacacagaaaatactgaacaaGGGCCGTAACCATTGATTATCTTAATAATTGATTATCGTTTAATatgcaaaaatgtcagaaaataatgaaaagagcTTAAGGTGatatattcaaattgcttgttttgtctgaaagatattcaatttactgtcatagaACACTAAGAAACATGCAAATAGTGTACTTGTGTATTGTTCCCTCTCCATCCTATGTCTTCCATATCCTCCTTGAGGTTTTTGGATTATATTTGAATTTCTGTCCTATacacagagatttaaaaaaaaaaagaaaaaaaaaaaagggggattaTGTACAATGTTGCATTCTATACCTTTTTGCTCCAAGACTTAAATTGTGCGAGGTTATGGACTTAACACAGTGCTGGAAGCTTTTTACCGGTTTGCTGGTTCTTGTGAGGGGATGCATGTACTCCgcttttctctcactctcttcttttttctcctcactttttcATTGTGCAGTCTTCAGCACCAGTGTTCTACTCATCCGTCAGTTGACCACCTGTAGATCGTCTGTTGTGctccactgtttgtttgtgtgtcagcctcctttgacctttttcattttgagccATTTTTGCCTACAGACCAGCTGTTGACTCTCTTTTGGGGGACGGCTCACTGCAGCCATTGCATACTCTATACAAATGATTTTCTCTGTCCTTATTTCTGTGACTTGCATTGAGTGACCATTTCAATCCAGTTGATATATGTGACCCCCTCGCTGGTTTCACTTATTAAATGCACTGAAGTCATAAACAGCAGAagtaaaagaaatgaaggaaaatgataaaacaattgtttttaaacaaaagtagactaaaatgaaaatgtctctCTAATGTTTATAATAGTATAATAGATTTTTctactcttctcttctttctctcatccAGGTAGCGTCCTGTCATGCACTTCCAGGAGGTCGGCAAGCACTGGAGCTGACACTGTCAGTGAGCCCAGCCCAAACTACACTACAGCAGTCCCATCTCTACCAGCCCTTCACCTTCCActgccctcctctctgtccagcCACTAATCTTACCCCAGGGGAAGACTTTTCTTCACACTCCTCGGCTGCTGAGTTCCATCCCACAAACTGTCTTGTGCTTGCTGCCTGTATCTCCTGGCATTACATCCGCACCTTAGACTGTCTTTTCACAGTAGTCCTGCATCCTGTGTCCTGGGCACCTCAGCCATAGTCTCCTTTTACAACATCCCTGGCCAAGCACGAACACCAGTTTAGCGCAGCTGTCCAACAGGACAAACCCAGGATCTACCATCATCATGTCCAGTCGACGGAAGGCTTCCACTCCATGTATGATCCGACCAGAGCAGACCATGGTGGAGCTGGATGATGAGGCAGACGAAACGCACAGCATGGAGGTACACTTTCAGTATGCCTAGCAACAGCATCTGACTTTTCTTTAATAAGCttggttaaataaataagattgCATGGCTGGTTTTGTACAAATTTGAATATTCGTTTTCTTTTATGACTTGAATTTTATGGGTTGTATTGTATAAATACAGACCCTGTTATACACAAAAGAACGAAAACCCCTTGGATTGAAGTTGAGCAATTTCTGGAAAGGTGGatggatttttacattttaaatacagagtcatttaaaaacagtttctatctttctatttttatatttatttatataaaaaatattaagctGCATTTTTCTGTGGATTTCAGTGGATGTACTAATCTCAGGATTCAGTTTATAAATCCAGGTCATGATCCAACAAATATATTGGTGTGTGTATCATGTTCACATATTTGAAAATGCCATCTGTAGTCCGTCTTTCATCTGAAAGCTGCCTTTTCCCTCTACCAGACAACAACAGAGAACAATGCTGAGGATGGGCCTATGGAGGCAGATCTCTCAACAGAAGCAGAGCCATCCATGGACCTGGATCTTATGGAAAAGGCCTCAGACCCCCCCACAGCTCCAGACAAACCTGCAACAGAGCCACCAGACCTTTCAAAGCCTCAGCGTAGGCAGCAGGGGGGCTACGAGTGCAAATACTGCCCCTTCTCCACTCAGAACCTCAACACTTTCAAGGAACATGTAGACGCTAACCACCCTAACGTCATCCTCAACCCCCTGTATCTGTGTGCCGTCTGCAACTTCAACACAAAGAAGTTCGACACCCTGACAGAACACAATGAGAGATGTCACCCAGGGGAGAGCAACTTTAAATTCAAACGtataaaaatgaacaatcaGACAATCTTGGAACAGACAATAGAGGGGTGCAGTAACAATGCAGTCATTTACAACACTTCCAGTGCCATTTCTAGCAAAGGGGACGAACTAGGCACTCTGCCACTCAGCAAACCCACCACAGTCAAAATTGGTaaaccaaaaataatgacatcTGATAATAAACGGACAGAGTCTCAGTTGGGTAAACTGACCCCGGATCTGGCCAAGAAACCAATCACAGCGGTCAATGTCAACGGGACAGTCATAATCCCTGAGTCGACTCTCCTTAAAGCAGATGGTCTTTCTCACATCATGCCTTCCCTACAGCGGCCTCTAAACTATACCCAGGTAAGACACACAGTGGAggaagaatttttttctttttatgtactGTTCCTGtacagttaaaggaatagtttgacattttgagaaatacacttgttcgctttcttgccaggagctgggagagaaaacaaataccactctcatgtttgaaCGCTAAATATATAACTATACAGCGAGCAGGCGGTTAGCTTAGCCTGAAACAAcaagcctggttctgtccaaaggtttaaaaaaatacccctaccagcacctttatAGCTCATCAAATAACATATTGTATCATGTTGCTATCATATTAAACTAGCTTAGCTTTGAGCCTGACTGTATCcagaggtgtaaaaaaaaaacaacaaccaccaactctaaaacagtttaaaattgATCTATGTCCACACTGACAGTCTCCAGGTGGTTTTAGTAGAGGGCTCTGTCTAAAGTTTATAAATTGACGAGTTGTATCccagtttttgtaatttcttttttcttttttttcttttttttttacaaatatgttACACAATGTAACATATGGAGATTAAAGTTTCTAACAATAAATTAACAATTAATGAATTTGTACTTGGGTTTAAACTCCTATTTTCACCTTAATTGATAccaaattaatcaaatatttctttttaggAAATTTCCAAGGAAACTAGGAGGAAATTAGACTTTTTTTATAACAATCATTATCATCTTGgtttgttatcatttttaatatcCACCATTCTAAATAGTATGCCTTTTGTGAACACACTAACTCAAAACATTAATTGTAGAAATCATTTTGCTTGTAGGGGAGGGGAAAGAAAGCCCATTCAGTTGCcatggctgattttttttttcttccaggtgcCGAAGATCGCAGTGCCCCtcaacacaaccaaatacaACCCTTCGCTGGACGACAACCTGACACTCATCTCTTCCTTCAACAAGTTCCCCTACCCAACACAGGCTGAGCTCTCCTGGCTCACTGCAGCCTCAAAACACCCAGAGGAGCAAATCAAAGTTTGGTTCACCACACAGAGGCTCAAACAGGGCATTAGCTGGTCGCCCGAGGAGGTAGGAAttatagtagtagtaatagtttAAGCACCCTGTTTTCAGTTCTCTTCCCTTGAGTGTAGTCTAGTGTATTTTCCTAGGTCTTTTTCTTCACTCAGAAGCTCAAACAGCATTTGCTTATTTCCCAgagagtaaaaataataatggtaatagAAACTGTATTCCTAGCAACTTATTTTAGTTTAACCTTATGTCCAAGTACTGAGGAAAAATGATTCGGGGCTTCAATATTAATTGGGCTAGGGAATGTGCCATGCTGTATCACTCCACAGCAAATTATAGCTCAAAGCACAAGTATACTAGTTGTCAATTTACACAACAATAACTGCTGATCAGATTATGGGCTTTTGTTCGATTACTGAAACatgtaaattgtatttaatttttttaattaatttcactttacattgaaaaacaaccaaacaaacaattaatatTCACTGAAGATTAATaataaagttcattttaaaattttaccaAACAGTCAAGAAGAGGCATAACATAATTTTGGTACTCTATTTACTGCAGATAataatattactattattattattattattattattattattattattattattattattattattattattattattattattattattaataaaaataataaaaataataataataatagtgatataATTTTATCCAAAATTTTGCAGGTTGGCAGTCATACACAGGAATAAGAGATAGAAGTTTTAAACATTCAAGTATAACAAGTCCTTTTCTTCTGTGACAGGTGGAAGAAGCCAGGAAGAAAATGTTCAACGGTACAATCTCCTCTGTGCCTCAAACCTTCACCGTGGTAACGCCACAGCTCAATTCCCAATCATCCACCAACCCGTCTGCTGCCACTGCGGCCTCCAAACCAGTGCAGCCAGCAGCCTCTGTCCTGCAGTCCCTCCCCTGTCAGCTGCTGGGACAGAGCAGCCTTGTGCTGACTCCTGTAGCCAACGGCTCCACTGTCACTTGTGCACCCCTGGCACTCACAGTGGCTAACCAGGTAGAAAACACTGGGCAGAAATGCAACTCGTACGGACACAGTAACACAGACAGTCCATTTGTCAATATTACTTGCTACACTCCAGCTTAAACTCTATTTAATGCTTCCCTCATGAAAACCACAGGTGGCACAGTCGCTCAAACGACCCCTGGCCTCTCCTGTGATCGCCACAGAGAGTAAACGACCCTCCATTATTCAAACCATCTCGGCACCCATGGCCACATCCAAGATGGCGTCACCCAAAGTGCTGAGTTTTACAGTTGACCCCAATAAAACAGCTGAGCAGCTATCAGTACTGAGGTCCAGCTACACACAGTGTCCTTTCCCTGAGGAAGATGAGGTAAGAATAAGTGAgtgaaatggcattttttttatgttgtgccTTATAAGTTCAATATTGAGAGATTCTTGTGGCTGCTTTTATTCTCTAATTTGGTACtgctgcctttttcttttttctttttttttttttttaaaaacacatgactGTCACATAAACACCTGTGCTTGTTGTTTTATCTTATGCTGCATCTTGTCATGTGATAGATCTACAGGCTGATAGAGACCACTGGGCTGTCCAGAGGAGAGATAAAGAAGTGGTTCAGTGAACAGAGGCTCCTTAATCTCAAAGGTATGTGGTGTGATCAGTACCACACATCTAAACTGATGAAATGCCCTTATTGTGATTAATCATACTtctttctgtgggtttgaatcAAGCTTCTGGTTGTCAGGGGTTGTCAGGGGTTGGCTCTTAATTACTAAACCattacaaactttttttaagCGCTGTGTTTGTACTGCGTCATTTTAACAGCGTCGCCTacctttttcatttgaaaacattaagCAGCATATCTcatttaaagcagcatttaaagTTTCGTTCCCTCCTTGTCTCTCCTAAAGGTGTTCCTCCACCACCAGTGCTGGTGAAAGCAGAGGTGACGTCAGCACCTAAAGATGGTCTTGTAAAGAAAGCGGTCCCCAGTCAGTTTCCCCTGCTGGAGAGGGTGAAGGGAAAGACGTCAGAGCAGTTGAATTCACTGGAGGAGAGTTTCCAGAGAAGCAGCTCTCCAACTGAGGCAGAGATAGGTACGGTCCACCCATCAATCCTCTCACAAGCACATGTCTCTATCGATGGGAAGACTTGAGATTTATTAACTCATTCTTATTTTAGTTCTTAGTATACAACATAGAGTGGCTCCAGGGGGAATCTATTTAAGAAAAGTGATGTCTAGCACTGGGACAATTTTAAAGTACCAATAGATCAGGAAAAGAACGATAGATATTGAATCAGTTATAATATAATTAGTGTCATTCAAATAAGTGTATGTTcacattatttgtttgtttgtgccagAGGAGAGGAATTAAACATAAGTAATGATGACTT
This sequence is a window from Xiphias gladius isolate SHS-SW01 ecotype Sanya breed wild chromosome 22, ASM1685928v1, whole genome shotgun sequence. Protein-coding genes within it:
- the LOC120783893 gene encoding zinc fingers and homeoboxes protein 2-like, with protein sequence MSSRRKASTPCMIRPEQTMVELDDEADETHSMETTTENNAEDGPMEADLSTEAEPSMDLDLMEKASDPPTAPDKPATEPPDLSKPQRRQQGGYECKYCPFSTQNLNTFKEHVDANHPNVILNPLYLCAVCNFNTKKFDTLTEHNERCHPGESNFKFKRIKMNNQTILEQTIEGCSNNAVIYNTSSAISSKGDELGTLPLSKPTTVKIGKPKIMTSDNKRTESQLGKLTPDLAKKPITAVNVNGTVIIPESTLLKADGLSHIMPSLQRPLNYTQVPKIAVPLNTTKYNPSLDDNLTLISSFNKFPYPTQAELSWLTAASKHPEEQIKVWFTTQRLKQGISWSPEEVEEARKKMFNGTISSVPQTFTVVTPQLNSQSSTNPSAATAASKPVQPAASVLQSLPCQLLGQSSLVLTPVANGSTVTCAPLALTVANQVAQSLKRPLASPVIATESKRPSIIQTISAPMATSKMASPKVLSFTVDPNKTAEQLSVLRSSYTQCPFPEEDEIYRLIETTGLSRGEIKKWFSEQRLLNLKGVPPPPVLVKAEVTSAPKDGLVKKAVPSQFPLLERVKGKTSEQLNSLEESFQRSSSPTEAEIDQLAQETRLSKTEVDCWFSERRALRDNMEKTLLTMASKNAEDRPDRPGALLNGASHREQDGKQLRSSPHPPVLSSSSSSSPPVLAASSPHPPTLSSSASPPILTSSSSSSPHPPILSASTSPAPITRGSLTLLREMFCRTQWPSPEEYSQLEVQTNLGRTDIVRWFKDHRSALKNGETLDWMEGFQNQNFVEQQKAGQEQNSQSYEKKQCVSLEVKAVKVEEAGENTSATEHSKLSEQDKVQWLTDRLAHSVTDLSRSRPDQTTSSTADKGRWVKVTVAVGEETEGGVERQRLATDSDVLNSEQPGRVTG